A single region of the Lacerta agilis isolate rLacAgi1 chromosome 9, rLacAgi1.pri, whole genome shotgun sequence genome encodes:
- the C9H4orf17 gene encoding uncharacterized protein C4orf17 homolog isoform X2 yields MNINFRAQPDPQLMPIGTTRQAANEGTSGKTSYFVCRHSPHPKTVCHIRGLNDAPVCVVKDRGYNEGRFADSSTEHIQLLRNTVMPAESSFPNNTLPSLIQTPLRANVGQLMRDEIAELKQRTENTPLLKRRDDPLRKYLADNPQNRIPPEHPLLPTPGTHYRPDIIENMNYTPTYVEQEIKILERLRDILQTDSLAEIQTWLSKATLKEKEFVSNFIRSDVTSRDLLNYQRKALKEADAEALNLRDMLKAERALQNKPASEDSRRRLTSRGTVSSKDRERSTHTREKIRIPTSETLDRSPSKLTVLQSHPHSPAIPQNSTQFLYNKVYSKRHNTASRGQHSKK; encoded by the exons ATGAATATCAATTTTAGAGCACAACCTGACCCTCAGCTGATGCCCATTGGAACCACGCGGCAGGCGGCAAATGAGGGCACTTCTGGGAAAACAAGTTACTTTGTTTGCAGACACTCTCCACATCCAAAGACAGTGTGCCACATTAGAG GACTAAATGATGCACCTGTCTGTGTTGTGAAAGACCGAGGATACAATGAAGGACGCTTCGCTGACTCAAGCACAGAACATATTCAACTTCTCAGAAACACTGTAATGCCCGCTGAAAGTTCTTTTCCCAACAATACCCTGCCAAGCCTGATACAAACCCCACTTAGAGCGAATGTTGGAC AGCTTATGAGAGACGAAATTGCTGAGCTCAAGCAAAGAACAGAAAACACCCCACTTTTAAAGAGAAGG GACGATCCTTTGAGGAAATACCTTGCAGACAATCCACAAAATAGGATACCTCCAGAGCACCCTCTTTTACCTACCCCGGGTACACACTACAGGCCAGACATCATCGAGAATATGAATTATACCCCTACTTACGTGGAACAGGAAATAAAA ATCTTGGAAAGGCTTCGTGATATTTTACAGACAGACTCGCTTGCAGAGATCCAAACCTGGTTATCAAAGGCAACTCTAAAAG AGAAGGAGTTTGTGTCCAATTTCATCCGTTCCGACGTGACCAGCCGAGATCTGCTGAATTATCAGAGAAAGGCACTGAAAGAAGCTGACGCAGAGGCTCTGAATTTACGAGATATGCTGAAAGCTGAAAGAGCACTTCAGAATAAACCTGCGAGTGAAGACAGCCGGCGCAG GCTTACAAGCAGAGGAACAGTATCCAGTAAAG ACAGGGAGAGAAGTACACACACAAGAGAGAAAATCCGAATCCCAACTTCTGAGACTCTAGATCGTTCCCCCAGCAAACTCACAGTTCTTCAAAGTCACCCCCACAGTCCTGCAATACCCCAAAACAGCACCCAGTTTCTGTACAACAAGGTTTACTCTAAGCGACACAATACTGCTTCAAGAG GTCAACATTCGAAAAAATAA
- the C9H4orf17 gene encoding uncharacterized protein C4orf17 homolog isoform X1 — MNINFRAQPDPQLMPIGTTRQAANEGTSGKTSYFVCRHSPHPKTVCHIRGLNDAPVCVVKDRGYNEGRFADSSTEHIQLLRNTVMPAESSFPNNTLPSLIQTPLRANVGQLMRDEIAELKQRTENTPLLKRRDDPLRKYLADNPQNRIPPEHPLLPTPGTHYRPDIIENMNYTPTYVEQEIKILERLRDILQTDSLAEIQTWLSKATLKEKEFVSNFIRSDVTSRDLLNYQRKALKEADAEALNLRDMLKAERALQNKPASEDSRRRLTSRGTVSSKDRERSTHTREKIRIPTSETLDRSPSKLTVLQSHPHSPAIPQNSTQFLYNKVYSKRHNTASRGEARFQSI, encoded by the exons ATGAATATCAATTTTAGAGCACAACCTGACCCTCAGCTGATGCCCATTGGAACCACGCGGCAGGCGGCAAATGAGGGCACTTCTGGGAAAACAAGTTACTTTGTTTGCAGACACTCTCCACATCCAAAGACAGTGTGCCACATTAGAG GACTAAATGATGCACCTGTCTGTGTTGTGAAAGACCGAGGATACAATGAAGGACGCTTCGCTGACTCAAGCACAGAACATATTCAACTTCTCAGAAACACTGTAATGCCCGCTGAAAGTTCTTTTCCCAACAATACCCTGCCAAGCCTGATACAAACCCCACTTAGAGCGAATGTTGGAC AGCTTATGAGAGACGAAATTGCTGAGCTCAAGCAAAGAACAGAAAACACCCCACTTTTAAAGAGAAGG GACGATCCTTTGAGGAAATACCTTGCAGACAATCCACAAAATAGGATACCTCCAGAGCACCCTCTTTTACCTACCCCGGGTACACACTACAGGCCAGACATCATCGAGAATATGAATTATACCCCTACTTACGTGGAACAGGAAATAAAA ATCTTGGAAAGGCTTCGTGATATTTTACAGACAGACTCGCTTGCAGAGATCCAAACCTGGTTATCAAAGGCAACTCTAAAAG AGAAGGAGTTTGTGTCCAATTTCATCCGTTCCGACGTGACCAGCCGAGATCTGCTGAATTATCAGAGAAAGGCACTGAAAGAAGCTGACGCAGAGGCTCTGAATTTACGAGATATGCTGAAAGCTGAAAGAGCACTTCAGAATAAACCTGCGAGTGAAGACAGCCGGCGCAG GCTTACAAGCAGAGGAACAGTATCCAGTAAAG ACAGGGAGAGAAGTACACACACAAGAGAGAAAATCCGAATCCCAACTTCTGAGACTCTAGATCGTTCCCCCAGCAAACTCACAGTTCTTCAAAGTCACCCCCACAGTCCTGCAATACCCCAAAACAGCACCCAGTTTCTGTACAACAAGGTTTACTCTAAGCGACACAATACTGCTTCAAGAGGTGAGGCCCGATTTCAGAGCATCTGA